The following proteins are co-located in the Phragmites australis chromosome 10, lpPhrAust1.1, whole genome shotgun sequence genome:
- the LOC133930622 gene encoding uncharacterized protein LOC133930622 isoform X1: MSCRAAPWSRPSLPASARPRTPFGSRNLWKNPILKDSWRLVGGVPNMFGLPSRLFRCMASSGSGDGGFTRSTSTDEAPMPLYSWPDKQRPRVCILGGGFGGLYTALRLESLVWPSDKKPQVVLVDQSDRFVFKPMLYELLSGEVDAWEIAPSFTELLKNTSVQFVRDTVKLLRPSDHFRREAGESCTGGVVHLESGTVIEYDWLVLALGAEAKIDVIPGSAEYALPFTTLEDALVLESRNIRLFLGYFVTCIREASTSDDSSSAVTDSEVVIGDHKKLILDLQPAERGRQGQILEADLVLWTVGSTSQIPRLQPPDAPYVIPLNGRGQVETEETLQVKGHPRTFAIGDSAALRDPSGKLLPATAQVAFQQADFAGWNLWAAINDRPLLPFRFQNLGEMMTLGRNDAAITASFIEGLTLEGPLGHAARKIVYCLRMPTDEHRVKVGISWFTKTAIDSLASLQNAVANAFPSPTPADSTTNHSPPLPMATDPDSEVVFDFPPYLCQYKSGRIVRPGGAPTVPAGTDPATGVASKDIHAGAASARVYLPPGAVGKVPVIVYFHGGGFVVGSPARPSTHNYLNDLVARSGAIGVSVYYRLAPEHKIPAAYDDGWAAVRWAVTLGDGADPWLLEHADLSRVFLVGCSAGANIAHNMAVRASASGALPDGMTLRGLALVHPYFTGKEAVGGEIAFGPEIRGFMDRTWRFVVSETSGLDDPRVNPFVDDAARAATAGIPCERVLVCVAENDFLLKERALWYYRELQANGYGGEVERFESKGVGHAFHFDMLDSEQGVELQERIVAFIKK; encoded by the exons ATGAGCTGCCGCGCGGCTCCGTGGAGCCGCCCGTCGCTCCCCGCCTCGGCGAGGCCACGCACTCCGTTCG GAAGTAGGAATCTGTGGAAGAATCCAATCCTTAAGGATTCATGGAGACTTGTTGGTGGTGTGCCAAATATGTTTGGACTGCCATCAAGGCTTTTCAGGTGCATGGCTTCAAGTGGCTCTGGGGATGGTGGTTTTACTCGATCCACATCAACTGATGAAGCGCCAATGCCGTTATACTCTTGGCCAGATAAGCAG cGACCACGAGTGTGCATCTTGGGTGGTGGATTTGGTGGCCTGTACACTGCTCTAAGATTAGAATCTCTTGTGTGGCCCAGTGATAAGAAACCTCAG GTTGTGCTGGTTGATCAATCGGATAGATTTGTATTTAAGCCCATGTTGTATGAGCTCTTATCAGGAG AAGTGGATGCCTGGGAGATAGCTCCATCTTTCACAGAGTTGCTGAAAAACACTAGTGTTCAATTTGTGAGGGACACTGTAAAGCTTCTGCGCCCTTCTGACCACTTTAGAAGAGAAGCTGGAGAATCATGCACTGGCGGAGTTGTTCATCTGGAAAGTGGCACTGTCATTGAATATGATTG GCTCGTTCTTGCTTTAGGGGCTGAAGCTAAAATTGATGTCATTCCAGGATCTGCCGAATATGCACTTCCTTTCACAACATTAGAGGATGCTTTG GTTCTTGAGTCTCGAAATATTCGACTTTTCTTGGGATATTTCGTGACCTGCATTAGAGAGGCTTCTACTTCTGATGATTCAAGTAGTGCAGTTACAGATTCTGAAGTTGTTATTGGTGATCATAAGAAACTAATTTTGGACCTTCAACCTGCTGAAAGAGGCCGCCAGGGCCAGATTCTGGAGGCTGATTTGGTACTGTGGACAGTGGGTTCAACATCTCAGATTCCTCGGTTACAGCCTCCCGATGCTCCCTATGTGATTCCTTTGAATGGCCGAGGGCAGGTAGAGACAGAGGAAACCCTTCAAGTAAAAGGCCATCCCCGAACATTTGCAATTGGTGATTCAGCAGCTCTAAGAGATCCATCAGGCAAACTTCTACCAGCCACTGCACAG GTTGCTTTTCAACAAGCAGATTTTGCTGGATGGAATCTCTGGGCAGCCATCAATGACCGACCACTTCTGCCATTCAG GTTCCAAAATCTCGGTGAGATGATGACGCTTGGCAGAAATGACGCTGCGATAACAGCAAGTTTCATTGAGGGACTGACCTTGGAAGGACCTCTAGGACATGCTG CTCGGAAGATTGTGTACTGCCTTAGAATGCCCACAGATGAACACCGGGTGAAGGTTGGAATCAGCTGGTTCACAAAGACTGCTATCGATTCACTTGCCTCTCTGCAAAACGCA GTGGCCAACGCATTTCCTTCACCCACCCCGGCCGACTCCACCACCAACCACTCCCCGCCTCTGCCCATGGCCACGGATCCCGACTCTGAGGTCGTCTTCGACTTCCCGCCGTACCTCTGCCAGTACAAGAGCGGCCGCATCGTCCGCCCCGGCGGCGCCCCCACCGTCCCCGCCGGCACGGACCCGGCCACCGGCGTCGCCTCCAAGGACATCCACGCTGGCGCCGCCTCCGCGCGCGTCTACCTCCCGCCCGGCGCGGTCGGCAAGGTCCCCGTCATCGTGTACTTCCACGGTGGCGGCTTCGTGGTCGGCTCGCCTGCGCGGCCGAGCACGCACAACTACCTCAACGACCTCGTCGCGCGCTCCGGCGCCATCGGCGTGTCCGTCTACTACCGCCTCGCGCCGGAGCACAAGATCCCGGCGGCGTACGACGACGGGTGGGCCGCCGTTCGGTGGGCGGTGACCCTCGGCGACGGCGCGGATCCGTGGCTGCTCGAGCACGCCGATCTCTCCCGCGTGTTCCTGGTGGGGTGCAGTGCCGGCGCTAACATCGCGCACAACATGGCCGTGCGCGCCTCGGCCTCCGGCGCGCTCCCCGACGGCATGACCCTCCGCGGGCTCGCGTTGGTGCACCCTTACTTCACCGGGAAGGAGGCCGTGGGCGGCGAGATCGCGTTCGGCCCCGAGATCCGGGGGTTCATGGACCGCACGTGGCGGTTCGTGGTCTCGGAGACGTCCGGGCTGGACGACCCGCGCGTGAACCCGTTCGTGGACGACGCGGCGCGCGCGGCCACCGCCGGGATCCCGTGCGAGCGCGTGCTGGTGTGCGTGGCCGAGAACGACTTCCTGCTCAAGGAGCGGGCGCTGTGGTACTACCGGGAGCTCCAGGCGAACGGCTACGGCGGCGAGGTGGAGCGCTTCGAATCCAAGGGCGTCGGCCACGCGTTCCACTTCGACATGCTGGACTCCGAGCAGGGCGTCGAGCTGCAGGAGCGGATCGTGGCTTTCATCAAGAAATGA
- the LOC133930622 gene encoding uncharacterized protein LOC133930622 isoform X2 gives MIARLVLALGAEAKIDVIPGSAEYALPFTTLEDALRVESKLKMLERKRFGKSSPSIEVAIVGLGYSGVELAATISERLKNTGTVNAINVQATICPTAPPGNRDAALKVLESRNIRLFLGYFVTCIREASTSDDSSSAVTDSEVVIGDHKKLILDLQPAERGRQGQILEADLVLWTVGSTSQIPRLQPPDAPYVIPLNGRGQVETEETLQVKGHPRTFAIGDSAALRDPSGKLLPATAQVAFQQADFAGWNLWAAINDRPLLPFRFQNLGEMMTLGRNDAAITASFIEGLTLEGPLGHAARKIVYCLRMPTDEHRVKVGISWFTKTAIDSLASLQNAVANAFPSPTPADSTTNHSPPLPMATDPDSEVVFDFPPYLCQYKSGRIVRPGGAPTVPAGTDPATGVASKDIHAGAASARVYLPPGAVGKVPVIVYFHGGGFVVGSPARPSTHNYLNDLVARSGAIGVSVYYRLAPEHKIPAAYDDGWAAVRWAVTLGDGADPWLLEHADLSRVFLVGCSAGANIAHNMAVRASASGALPDGMTLRGLALVHPYFTGKEAVGGEIAFGPEIRGFMDRTWRFVVSETSGLDDPRVNPFVDDAARAATAGIPCERVLVCVAENDFLLKERALWYYRELQANGYGGEVERFESKGVGHAFHFDMLDSEQGVELQERIVAFIKK, from the exons ATGATTG CCAGGCTCGTTCTTGCTTTAGGGGCTGAAGCTAAAATTGATGTCATTCCAGGATCTGCCGAATATGCACTTCCTTTCACAACATTAGAGGATGCTTTG AGAGTTGAAAGCAAGTTAAAAATGCTAGAGAGGAAAAGGTTTGGTAAGAGCTCCCCTTCTATTGAGGTGGCAATAGTGGGATTGGGTTATTCTGGTGTTGAATTAGCTGCTACTATATCTGAGAGATTAAAGAACACTGGGACTGTAAATGCAATAAATGTTCAAGCAACCATATGTCCCACTGCTCCACCGGGAAATCGTGATGCTGCTCTGAAG GTTCTTGAGTCTCGAAATATTCGACTTTTCTTGGGATATTTCGTGACCTGCATTAGAGAGGCTTCTACTTCTGATGATTCAAGTAGTGCAGTTACAGATTCTGAAGTTGTTATTGGTGATCATAAGAAACTAATTTTGGACCTTCAACCTGCTGAAAGAGGCCGCCAGGGCCAGATTCTGGAGGCTGATTTGGTACTGTGGACAGTGGGTTCAACATCTCAGATTCCTCGGTTACAGCCTCCCGATGCTCCCTATGTGATTCCTTTGAATGGCCGAGGGCAGGTAGAGACAGAGGAAACCCTTCAAGTAAAAGGCCATCCCCGAACATTTGCAATTGGTGATTCAGCAGCTCTAAGAGATCCATCAGGCAAACTTCTACCAGCCACTGCACAG GTTGCTTTTCAACAAGCAGATTTTGCTGGATGGAATCTCTGGGCAGCCATCAATGACCGACCACTTCTGCCATTCAG GTTCCAAAATCTCGGTGAGATGATGACGCTTGGCAGAAATGACGCTGCGATAACAGCAAGTTTCATTGAGGGACTGACCTTGGAAGGACCTCTAGGACATGCTG CTCGGAAGATTGTGTACTGCCTTAGAATGCCCACAGATGAACACCGGGTGAAGGTTGGAATCAGCTGGTTCACAAAGACTGCTATCGATTCACTTGCCTCTCTGCAAAACGCA GTGGCCAACGCATTTCCTTCACCCACCCCGGCCGACTCCACCACCAACCACTCCCCGCCTCTGCCCATGGCCACGGATCCCGACTCTGAGGTCGTCTTCGACTTCCCGCCGTACCTCTGCCAGTACAAGAGCGGCCGCATCGTCCGCCCCGGCGGCGCCCCCACCGTCCCCGCCGGCACGGACCCGGCCACCGGCGTCGCCTCCAAGGACATCCACGCTGGCGCCGCCTCCGCGCGCGTCTACCTCCCGCCCGGCGCGGTCGGCAAGGTCCCCGTCATCGTGTACTTCCACGGTGGCGGCTTCGTGGTCGGCTCGCCTGCGCGGCCGAGCACGCACAACTACCTCAACGACCTCGTCGCGCGCTCCGGCGCCATCGGCGTGTCCGTCTACTACCGCCTCGCGCCGGAGCACAAGATCCCGGCGGCGTACGACGACGGGTGGGCCGCCGTTCGGTGGGCGGTGACCCTCGGCGACGGCGCGGATCCGTGGCTGCTCGAGCACGCCGATCTCTCCCGCGTGTTCCTGGTGGGGTGCAGTGCCGGCGCTAACATCGCGCACAACATGGCCGTGCGCGCCTCGGCCTCCGGCGCGCTCCCCGACGGCATGACCCTCCGCGGGCTCGCGTTGGTGCACCCTTACTTCACCGGGAAGGAGGCCGTGGGCGGCGAGATCGCGTTCGGCCCCGAGATCCGGGGGTTCATGGACCGCACGTGGCGGTTCGTGGTCTCGGAGACGTCCGGGCTGGACGACCCGCGCGTGAACCCGTTCGTGGACGACGCGGCGCGCGCGGCCACCGCCGGGATCCCGTGCGAGCGCGTGCTGGTGTGCGTGGCCGAGAACGACTTCCTGCTCAAGGAGCGGGCGCTGTGGTACTACCGGGAGCTCCAGGCGAACGGCTACGGCGGCGAGGTGGAGCGCTTCGAATCCAAGGGCGTCGGCCACGCGTTCCACTTCGACATGCTGGACTCCGAGCAGGGCGTCGAGCTGCAGGAGCGGATCGTGGCTTTCATCAAGAAATGA
- the LOC133930623 gene encoding uncharacterized protein LOC133930623, with protein sequence MELRMSPASPPPPSKDFRLDSAATSPYATAPSSPHGRLGTSPFGGPAEGAAGSAFLTAPPSPNPFDVLPPSTPHLTGANPFDLFHHFTSAPASPRRTAAIYAHFAEGNGRDGEQEQEGDVDEFQPRASFASAVPFDWEERPGTPKRGLGGGGAANGVAWDTDFEFGTFVDKSAPAGTLTTADELFEQGKIRPLKPLLRTADEPVDKGRIRPLKPPPGLLDGGSVGSSPRSPITRAGMWSPQRRSRVGSSVDFDPFTAALVEATKVPSPLGGKEAAGDVSSGSLPKKPTTRPASRSAGWRRWRLSDLLLFRSSSEGGRVNKDPIFKPVQQLDVPVKKASAQPTTTAKANDKGDDMGKAKEQGNRSAAAAAEGVAGCARLSPLQRLAKGLGSYSWHYGRGMAAPGAKG encoded by the coding sequence ATGGAGCTGAGGATGTCTCCCGCCTCGCCGCCCCCGCCGTCGAAGGACTTCCGGCTCGACAGCGCCGCCACGAGCCCGTACGCCACGGCGCCGTCCAGCCCGCACGGTCGCCTGGGCACGAGCCCGTTCGGTGGCCCCGCTGAGGGAGCGGCAGGCAGCGCGTTCTTGACGGCGCCGCCATCGCCGAACCCGTTTGACGTCCTGCCGCCGTCCACCCCGCACCTCACCGGCGCCAACCCGTTCGACCTCTTCCATCACTTCACCAGCGCGCCAGCCAGCCCCAGGCGCACCGCCGCGATATACGCGCACTTCGCCGAGGGGAACGGCCGTGAcggtgagcaggagcaggaagGCGATGTGGATGAGTTCCAGCCGCGCGCGTCATTCGCCTCGGCCGTGCCGTTCGACTGGGAGGAGAGGCCCGGTACGCCCAAGAGGGggctcggtggcggcggcgccgcgaACGGGGTGGCGTGGGACACAGACTTTGAGTTCGGCACGTTCGTCGACAAGTCCGCGCCGGCGGGGACGCTGACGACGGCCGATGAGCTCTTCGAGCAGGGCAAAATCCGGCCTTTGAAGCCGCTGCTCAGGACAGCCGACGAGCCCGTTGACAAGGGCAGGATCCGTCCGCTGAAGCCGCCGCCAGGGCTGCTCGACGGCGGGAGCGTCGGGTCATCGCCGCGGTCGCCGATAACGAGAGCCGGCATGTGGTCGCCGCAGCGACGGAGCAGGGTCGGCTCCAGCGTGGACTTCGACCCGTTCACCGCCGCGCTGGTGGAGGCGACCAAGGTGCCCTCCCCGCTCGGTGGCAAGgaagcagccggcgacgtctcCTCAGGCTCGCTGCCCAAGAAACCCACCACCCGTCCCGCCTCGAGGAGCGCCGGGTGGAGAAGGTGGCGGCTCAGCGACCTCCTCCTGTTCCGGAGCTCGTCCGAAGGCGGCCGTGTCAACAAGGATCCGATCTTCAAGCCGGTGCAACAACTTGACGTGCCAGTCAAGAAGGCGAGCGCGCAGCCTACGACGACTGCCAAGGCCAACGACAAAGGCGACGACATGGGCAAGGCCAAGGAGCAGGGCAACAGAAGcgctgccgccgcggcggaGGGCGTCGCCGGGTGCGCCCGGCTGAGCCCGCTGCAGCGTCTGGCCAAAGGGCTCGGCTCGTACTCGTGGCACTACGGCCGCGGCATGGCAGCGCCGGGGGCCAAAGGGTGA
- the LOC133930622 gene encoding probable carboxylesterase 13 isoform X3, translating into MIARLVLALGAEAKIDVIPGSAEYALPFTTLEDALVLESRNIRLFLGYFVTCIREASTSDDSSSAVTDSEVVIGDHKKLILDLQPAERGRQGQILEADLVLWTVGSTSQIPRLQPPDAPYVIPLNGRGQVETEETLQVKGHPRTFAIGDSAALRDPSGKLLPATAQVAFQQADFAGWNLWAAINDRPLLPFRFQNLGEMMTLGRNDAAITASFIEGLTLEGPLGHAARKIVYCLRMPTDEHRVKVGISWFTKTAIDSLASLQNAVANAFPSPTPADSTTNHSPPLPMATDPDSEVVFDFPPYLCQYKSGRIVRPGGAPTVPAGTDPATGVASKDIHAGAASARVYLPPGAVGKVPVIVYFHGGGFVVGSPARPSTHNYLNDLVARSGAIGVSVYYRLAPEHKIPAAYDDGWAAVRWAVTLGDGADPWLLEHADLSRVFLVGCSAGANIAHNMAVRASASGALPDGMTLRGLALVHPYFTGKEAVGGEIAFGPEIRGFMDRTWRFVVSETSGLDDPRVNPFVDDAARAATAGIPCERVLVCVAENDFLLKERALWYYRELQANGYGGEVERFESKGVGHAFHFDMLDSEQGVELQERIVAFIKK; encoded by the exons ATGATTG CCAGGCTCGTTCTTGCTTTAGGGGCTGAAGCTAAAATTGATGTCATTCCAGGATCTGCCGAATATGCACTTCCTTTCACAACATTAGAGGATGCTTTG GTTCTTGAGTCTCGAAATATTCGACTTTTCTTGGGATATTTCGTGACCTGCATTAGAGAGGCTTCTACTTCTGATGATTCAAGTAGTGCAGTTACAGATTCTGAAGTTGTTATTGGTGATCATAAGAAACTAATTTTGGACCTTCAACCTGCTGAAAGAGGCCGCCAGGGCCAGATTCTGGAGGCTGATTTGGTACTGTGGACAGTGGGTTCAACATCTCAGATTCCTCGGTTACAGCCTCCCGATGCTCCCTATGTGATTCCTTTGAATGGCCGAGGGCAGGTAGAGACAGAGGAAACCCTTCAAGTAAAAGGCCATCCCCGAACATTTGCAATTGGTGATTCAGCAGCTCTAAGAGATCCATCAGGCAAACTTCTACCAGCCACTGCACAG GTTGCTTTTCAACAAGCAGATTTTGCTGGATGGAATCTCTGGGCAGCCATCAATGACCGACCACTTCTGCCATTCAG GTTCCAAAATCTCGGTGAGATGATGACGCTTGGCAGAAATGACGCTGCGATAACAGCAAGTTTCATTGAGGGACTGACCTTGGAAGGACCTCTAGGACATGCTG CTCGGAAGATTGTGTACTGCCTTAGAATGCCCACAGATGAACACCGGGTGAAGGTTGGAATCAGCTGGTTCACAAAGACTGCTATCGATTCACTTGCCTCTCTGCAAAACGCA GTGGCCAACGCATTTCCTTCACCCACCCCGGCCGACTCCACCACCAACCACTCCCCGCCTCTGCCCATGGCCACGGATCCCGACTCTGAGGTCGTCTTCGACTTCCCGCCGTACCTCTGCCAGTACAAGAGCGGCCGCATCGTCCGCCCCGGCGGCGCCCCCACCGTCCCCGCCGGCACGGACCCGGCCACCGGCGTCGCCTCCAAGGACATCCACGCTGGCGCCGCCTCCGCGCGCGTCTACCTCCCGCCCGGCGCGGTCGGCAAGGTCCCCGTCATCGTGTACTTCCACGGTGGCGGCTTCGTGGTCGGCTCGCCTGCGCGGCCGAGCACGCACAACTACCTCAACGACCTCGTCGCGCGCTCCGGCGCCATCGGCGTGTCCGTCTACTACCGCCTCGCGCCGGAGCACAAGATCCCGGCGGCGTACGACGACGGGTGGGCCGCCGTTCGGTGGGCGGTGACCCTCGGCGACGGCGCGGATCCGTGGCTGCTCGAGCACGCCGATCTCTCCCGCGTGTTCCTGGTGGGGTGCAGTGCCGGCGCTAACATCGCGCACAACATGGCCGTGCGCGCCTCGGCCTCCGGCGCGCTCCCCGACGGCATGACCCTCCGCGGGCTCGCGTTGGTGCACCCTTACTTCACCGGGAAGGAGGCCGTGGGCGGCGAGATCGCGTTCGGCCCCGAGATCCGGGGGTTCATGGACCGCACGTGGCGGTTCGTGGTCTCGGAGACGTCCGGGCTGGACGACCCGCGCGTGAACCCGTTCGTGGACGACGCGGCGCGCGCGGCCACCGCCGGGATCCCGTGCGAGCGCGTGCTGGTGTGCGTGGCCGAGAACGACTTCCTGCTCAAGGAGCGGGCGCTGTGGTACTACCGGGAGCTCCAGGCGAACGGCTACGGCGGCGAGGTGGAGCGCTTCGAATCCAAGGGCGTCGGCCACGCGTTCCACTTCGACATGCTGGACTCCGAGCAGGGCGTCGAGCTGCAGGAGCGGATCGTGGCTTTCATCAAGAAATGA
- the LOC133930622 gene encoding alternative NAD(P)H-ubiquinone oxidoreductase C1, chloroplastic/mitochondrial-like isoform X4 — protein MSCRAAPWSRPSLPASARPRTPFGSRNLWKNPILKDSWRLVGGVPNMFGLPSRLFRCMASSGSGDGGFTRSTSTDEAPMPLYSWPDKQRPRVCILGGGFGGLYTALRLESLVWPSDKKPQVVLVDQSDRFVFKPMLYELLSGEVDAWEIAPSFTELLKNTSVQFVRDTVKLLRPSDHFRREAGESCTGGVVHLESGTVIEYDWLVLALGAEAKIDVIPGSAEYALPFTTLEDALRVESKLKMLERKRFGKSSPSIEVAIVGLGYSGVELAATISERLKNTGTVNAINVQATICPTAPPGNRDAALKVLESRNIRLFLGYFVTCIREASTSDDSSSAVTDSEVVIGDHKKLILDLQPAERGRQGQILEADLVLWTVGSTSQIPRLQPPDAPYVIPLNGRGQVETEETLQVKGHPRTFAIGDSAALRDPSGKLLPATAQVAFQQADFAGWNLWAAINDRPLLPFRFQNLGEMMTLGRNDAAITASFIEGLTLEGPLGHAARKIVYCLRMPTDEHRVKVGISWFTKTAIDSLASLQNAVSNMLTSS, from the exons ATGAGCTGCCGCGCGGCTCCGTGGAGCCGCCCGTCGCTCCCCGCCTCGGCGAGGCCACGCACTCCGTTCG GAAGTAGGAATCTGTGGAAGAATCCAATCCTTAAGGATTCATGGAGACTTGTTGGTGGTGTGCCAAATATGTTTGGACTGCCATCAAGGCTTTTCAGGTGCATGGCTTCAAGTGGCTCTGGGGATGGTGGTTTTACTCGATCCACATCAACTGATGAAGCGCCAATGCCGTTATACTCTTGGCCAGATAAGCAG cGACCACGAGTGTGCATCTTGGGTGGTGGATTTGGTGGCCTGTACACTGCTCTAAGATTAGAATCTCTTGTGTGGCCCAGTGATAAGAAACCTCAG GTTGTGCTGGTTGATCAATCGGATAGATTTGTATTTAAGCCCATGTTGTATGAGCTCTTATCAGGAG AAGTGGATGCCTGGGAGATAGCTCCATCTTTCACAGAGTTGCTGAAAAACACTAGTGTTCAATTTGTGAGGGACACTGTAAAGCTTCTGCGCCCTTCTGACCACTTTAGAAGAGAAGCTGGAGAATCATGCACTGGCGGAGTTGTTCATCTGGAAAGTGGCACTGTCATTGAATATGATTG GCTCGTTCTTGCTTTAGGGGCTGAAGCTAAAATTGATGTCATTCCAGGATCTGCCGAATATGCACTTCCTTTCACAACATTAGAGGATGCTTTG AGAGTTGAAAGCAAGTTAAAAATGCTAGAGAGGAAAAGGTTTGGTAAGAGCTCCCCTTCTATTGAGGTGGCAATAGTGGGATTGGGTTATTCTGGTGTTGAATTAGCTGCTACTATATCTGAGAGATTAAAGAACACTGGGACTGTAAATGCAATAAATGTTCAAGCAACCATATGTCCCACTGCTCCACCGGGAAATCGTGATGCTGCTCTGAAG GTTCTTGAGTCTCGAAATATTCGACTTTTCTTGGGATATTTCGTGACCTGCATTAGAGAGGCTTCTACTTCTGATGATTCAAGTAGTGCAGTTACAGATTCTGAAGTTGTTATTGGTGATCATAAGAAACTAATTTTGGACCTTCAACCTGCTGAAAGAGGCCGCCAGGGCCAGATTCTGGAGGCTGATTTGGTACTGTGGACAGTGGGTTCAACATCTCAGATTCCTCGGTTACAGCCTCCCGATGCTCCCTATGTGATTCCTTTGAATGGCCGAGGGCAGGTAGAGACAGAGGAAACCCTTCAAGTAAAAGGCCATCCCCGAACATTTGCAATTGGTGATTCAGCAGCTCTAAGAGATCCATCAGGCAAACTTCTACCAGCCACTGCACAG GTTGCTTTTCAACAAGCAGATTTTGCTGGATGGAATCTCTGGGCAGCCATCAATGACCGACCACTTCTGCCATTCAG GTTCCAAAATCTCGGTGAGATGATGACGCTTGGCAGAAATGACGCTGCGATAACAGCAAGTTTCATTGAGGGACTGACCTTGGAAGGACCTCTAGGACATGCTG CTCGGAAGATTGTGTACTGCCTTAGAATGCCCACAGATGAACACCGGGTGAAGGTTGGAATCAGCTGGTTCACAAAGACTGCTATCGATTCACTTGCCTCTCTGCAAAACGCAGTAAGTAACATGCTCACAAGCTCATGA